ACACTACTGAGGCCAAATaaggaaaaaacacatctgATTCTTCTTTGATAGTTTCCATTTATTCAGCTACTTTAATCTTGACAACATAAAATTACGGCCTGTGTTCGAtcacctgcagctctgctctcacTCCAGAAGGCAGCTGCAGTCAGGGGTGCTGGTGCACACCCTGATGTCGGCCTCATGAAGATGAATCACTGACATCTTGCAGACTGTATGCCTTTTACACGCCTGGTGATATATGTCTACACCAGGAAACCAGGCCCAACAGCCAGACCTTTCAATCCCACACACTGTTATTAACAGTCTTGGCTGTCATTCTTCACTGAGCTCCTCTacatcagcagcacacacacaagcttccAGATGTCTTACACCTGACCTGGTCCAATTGGCCTGCTGAACAACCAGTTCAACACCAGGGGCGTTTGCTgcagagtattttttttctgatcaggAAATAAGTTCATCCAGCTGTTCCAAAGGACTAGGTGCAGTGGTTCAACAGGAAGATGGAGATTTAAAGTTTTATGGGCTATGTAATGCATTGCCACCCAggcaatatttttatattctcATGCCTGAGAAGAGAATTTAAATGCAGATATGTGCTGTACATTATACGACCTCTGCAAACAGggaaaattatgtttttaggaatctgtgttttgtttgagcTTCAAACTGCTCATAGTCCTTTCAGTGCACCTTTTCTAGTCACactgaaaggaaacaaagaaaatccttTGTTCAGCCTTTCTCTGTGACCAATAGTTCTGACTGGGCTGTGGTAGTGGTTAATACTGCAAGGGCGGCTCAGCTGCTGGTCATAAAAACTGTAACCCAGAATAAAGCTCATTCTTTGGCAGGAGCTCCCTGGTGACCAGGCAGTCAATCATCTtgtctctgcttcctccacTTCTGTCACTGTAAGCATCCCTCCGGATTTGCAAAACTCATAGGAAGGGGACAAGCGATCAGTGACAGCCGCAGGCTCTGACCACCATGTTGCGGTACTTTTTGAGGATGACGTTGGAGCTGTCATCAAAGTAGAGCACTGAGATGCCATGGAGCTGTGTTGGGGCACAGCAGGGCCTGGGCACCGTCTCAGGGTTAATAAAGTGCACCTGTGGTTAGAAGAAGAACAAATCAGTCCTCAGAAAAGTGGAGGTTGTAGTGAAAGTGCTCGTCATCAGGGGCATTTTGGGACTTACCAGAGTTTGCACAATAGCGTGATTAGTGGCATTCATGTAGGAGTTGAGAGGGAAAGCACATTCCCCTTCGCAGTAGTATGCTGCATAGCCCTCTGGTGCTATAATCCAGTCCTGATCAGAATAAAAAGGGTCAGTTAAGTGTCACTTTTAGAAATTAaggaaactgaaatgaaataaaatgaggtTCTGAATCATACCTGCCATCCCAAATCTCTGAAACTGACATACAGCTCATGCTTTTTACACCCCTCTTTAGAGATGCCGAGGTTATCTGAAAGTGAAATGTGCTAATAtgagtacacacaaatgtattAAAGTTACAGGCCTATGGACTGAAGTCATTAGAGCTCTGTGATAGTGAGATTTTAAGGGTCCAGACACCTGTTGCAGCCTCCACTGCTTTTAGTGCATCCTGAACAGTCCTCTGGGGTTTGGAGCGGTTAGACTGGCGACCCTTGTGGCCGTGGGCAGAACGGATGCTGCGGAAGCGCACCTCACTGGCTTTGAAGAAGGCAACCATGAAGGGGTGCTTGTCCTGGGGCCCACTGCCCATCACCAGCCCTGCCAGTTGGGGGTTCCTCCTCTGGCCTCCAGGGGGAGACAAGGGAAACAAAACTTAAGAGTCTCAACCAGCCACTGAATATGACAAGAACCCACATCTGAGTTAGTTTCTACTAACCAATCATTTGTTCATCCTAATATGACTGCAACAACCACAATAGTAACTTAAACTCAGAGAGAGTTTGAGAAGTCTGTAAGAAGTGTCTACACAGATTGACTCAATATGTGGTGTCACTTCTAACCACAGGATTTAAAGAGCATTCATCACAGCCTTAAATCATTACTCTGGACAAAGACTGCAGTCTTTAAACTGTTGTTGCTTCTGTGGATCCCACCCCATGACTGTGTGTCAGCGACTCACCATGGCTGTCCTCCAAGACTAGGTGCAGACCTAGGTTCTGTTCGGGGTTGACCAACCAGAGGTTACTGGTGGCAGTCAGGTCAAAAACCAGCCAGCCCTCCTCTGCAGCCCAAACATCTCTCTggtccagcagcaa
This region of Toxotes jaculatrix isolate fToxJac2 chromosome 3, fToxJac2.pri, whole genome shotgun sequence genomic DNA includes:
- the LOC121179180 gene encoding bone morphogenetic protein 7-like, with product MVTGALATLLTLLSWCYCVLATQVAFSNFSMDNEVRSSFIQRRLRSQERREMQREILSILGLPQRPRPHVHTKHNAAPMFMLDLYNTISTDTEPHGYSYYKPVLPTQASPVVTPQDSRFLDEADMVMSFVNLVDQDQDLLYQQHRREFRFDLSRIPEGEAITAAEFRIYKDFIRERHENETFRVSVYQVLQEPPNSEVELLLLDQRDVWAAEEGWLVFDLTATSNLWLVNPEQNLGLHLVLEDSHGQRRNPQLAGLVMGSGPQDKHPFMVAFFKASEVRFRSIRSAHGHKGRQSNRSKPQRTVQDALKAVEAATDNLGISKEGCKKHELYVSFRDLGWQDWIIAPEGYAAYYCEGECAFPLNSYMNATNHAIVQTLVHFINPETVPRPCCAPTQLHGISVLYFDDSSNVILKKYRNMVVRACGCH